TCAGGTCCGCGGCCTCGTGCTGCGCAACGGCTTCACCACGGCGCTGATCGGCGTCGCGATCGGGGAGGCGGCGGCGGTGGTCGGAACGCGGGCACTGCGCGGGCTGGTGTACGGCATCACGACCCGGGACCCGGTGACGTTCGTGTCGGTGGGCGGCGTGCTGGCGTTGACAGCCGTGGTGGCGAGCATCGCGCCGGCGCTGCGCGCCACGCGGATCGACCCGGTCAAGGCGCTGCGCGGGGAGTAATCGGCGGTATCTTCAGGGATCCGCCACAGGAGTCGTTCGGTGCGCTCCATCTTCGTCCGCAGCATTCCCTGCCTCGGCGTTGCCGCGGCTGCCATCGCCCTCCCGGTTGTCCTGGCCGCACAGGGTCCGGAATCGGCGCGCACCACGGCGTCGAGGCCTGCTGCCGCGCCAACGACCAGCGACGCCATCCTCGCCAAGGAAGGGTACGTCGCACCGCCCGATCCGATCGCACGCCTCGTGAACGCGCCGCGCCAGTCGAACTACACCTACACCGCGGTCACGCCCGGCACGCGACGCTATCTCGTCCACCTGCTGAGCGATGGGCTCCCCACGCTCGACGAACTGGGGCGCCCGCATTACAACCTCGGCGGATTCCAGGTCGACTACGTCGCCAATCGCGCGCGCGCACTCAACACCAGCAGCGACGTCGGCCTGCAGCTGTATGACTGGGCTTCGGGGAAGACCACGTCGATCGAGATTCCGAGCGGTGCGCGGATTTCGCGGACGCTGGCGTGGTCGCCCGAGGGAAATACCGTCGCATTCCTCGCCGAATTGCCCACGTCGAATCAGATCTTCCTCGCCGACCCGGCAACGGGCAAGTCTCGTCAGCTGACCACGACGGGACTGCTTGCGACCGAAGTGACCAATTTCGAGTGGACCGCGGATGGCAAGTCGATCGTCGCGGTGCTGGTGCCCGATGCGCGCGGTGCCGAGCCAAAGGACGCACCGATCGCGACCGAGCCGCTGGTCCGGTTGAATGAGGGGCGGAAGCTTCACACCGAAGTCTTCCCGTCGCTGCTCGATTCGCCGCGCGACAAGGCGCTCCTCGAGTACTACACCACCGGACAGCTGGCGGTGATCGACGTGAAGACGCGCGCGATCCACAGGATCGGGGGGGCGGGAATGATCCGCACGCTCGATGCATCGCCGGATGCGACGTATTTCCGCGTCTCCTACCTCGACAAGCCGTTCTCGTATCTCCTGCCGGTGTCGAGCTTCGGCACCACCGATCTCATCATCGACGGCGCGGGGAAAGTGCTGACACGAATCACCAACCGGCCACTGCGGGAAAACCCCGATACCACGACAACGGCGCGTCAAGGGGGTGCTCCGGGCGGGGGGCGTGGCGGGATCACTGCCGTCGACACCGGCAAGCGCGATCTGACGTGGCACCCGGTGGATGACGCGCTGGTCTACTTCCAGGTGGCGCCAGGTGCCGCGGGGGCGCGGAACGATTCCGCATCGGCTGCGCGCCGCGACGACCGGATTATCGAATGGATGCCGCCGTTCGATTCGTCGGCGGCGAGCGAGAAGGAGCTCTATCGCACGTCGGGACGGGTGACCGGAGTGCAGTTCTCCGACAATGGCCGGATCATGTTCGTGAGCCAGACCGGCGGCAATGCCAGTGAAGTCGCGGTCTATTTCGACGAAGCGAACAAGGCGTACCCGGTCGTTGCCGCGGCGAATGGGCGCGGCGGTGCGCGCGGCGGACGCGGCGGAGCCGCCGGCGGTGGCGGCCGCGGCGGCCGAGGTGGCGCGGTGGCAGCGCTGGTGTCGAAGACCGGCACCCACGGCTCGGCGGTGGCGATGCTGTCGAGTGATGGGCAGCATGTCTTCATGCAGGGCGGCGGCAACGCGCCGGCCGCACCGGACGCTGCCGACAGCACTGAGGGACGCCCCACACCAAAGGCGTGGGTCGACCGGATTGCCATCAAGACCGGCGAACGCGAGCGGATCTACGAGAGCACCAGCGATCTCGCCGAGACGATCGCGGCGCCGCTCGACGATGACTTCAACAAGGCGGTGATCACGCGCGAATCCGCGACGGTGGTGCCGCAGTCGTTCATCCTCGATCTCAAGACGAAGGACGCGAAGCAGATCACCAGCAATCGCGACTTGATGCCGGAGATCACCAGCGCGATCCGGAAGACGGTGATCGGCCGCCGCGCCGACGGGCACTCGTTCAAGATCATGGTCACGCTCCCGGCCGATTGGCGGCCCGGCGTGAAACTCCCGGCACTCTTCTGGTTCTACCCACGCGAGTACGACAGCCAGCAGGCGTACGATCGTCCCGCGGCCGGGGGCGGTGGCGCGGCCGCCAACCGTTTCCCGAACTACGGGCCGCGGTCGATGGCCTTCATCGTGACCGACGGCTACGCGTTGATCGAGCCCGACACGCCGATCTTCGCGCAGAACGGCCAGCTCCCCAACGATCACTATGTCGACGACCTGCGTGACGATCTCGCCGCGACGATCGACGCGCTCGATACCCTCGGGATGATCGATCGCAACCGGCTCGCGATCGGCGGGCACAGCTACGGTGCGTTCAGCACGGCGAACGCGATGGTGCATACGCCGTACTTCAAGGCGGGGATCGCCGGCGACGGCGACTACAATCGCACATTGACGCCGACCGGCTTCCAGAACGAGCGGCGCGACCTCTGGCAGGGGCGCGAGACCTACCTCGACATGTCGCCGTTCCTCTACGCCGACCACCTGAGCGGTGCGCTCCTCATGTATCACTCCGAGGAGGACCAGAACGTCGGCACGGCGCCGATCAACTCGATCCGGATGTTCCAGGCACTGCAGTCGCTCGGCAAGACCGCGGCGCTGTACATGTATCCGTACGAGGATCACGGTCCGATCACGCGGGAGACCGATCTCGACCAGTGGGCCCGGTGGATCGCGTGGCTCGACAAGTACGTCAAGAACGCCGGACGGACCGGCGATCCGATGGCGACGCCGGCATCGACGAAGCAATGACGCCGTAGCCGGTCACCCGGCCTGCATGACTCCCTTATCTTGGGCGAAGCAGCTCACCGTTGTCGGAGTCATGCATGACCGGATCGCACTCGAAGATTCCCGCGCTGCCGTCGCGGCTCGAAGGACTGGCGGCGCTTGCAGTCAATATTGCGTGGAGTTGGCATCGTCAGGCCCGGGCGCTTTTCCGCCGCGTTGACGAAGCGCTCTGGCGCGATTCCCATCACAATCCGATCGTCCTGTTGCGAGGCGTCGCGCCGGAGCGTCTGGAGGCGCTCGCGCGCGATGCCGATTTCTGTTCGCACTACGATGAAGTCATGGAATGGTTTGCCGGAGAGCAGTCGCGCGCGTCGGGGTGGTTCCGCGATCACTACGCCAGCATCGACGGCGAGCATCCGGTGGCATACTTCTGCGCCGAGTTCGGGTTGCACGCCTCGGTGCCGATCTACTCCGGCGGTCTCGGCATCCTGGCCGGAGATCACTGCAAGGCGGCGTCGGATCTCGCCGTGCCATTCGTGGGCATTGGCCTCTTCTACAAGAAGGGGTATTTCGACCAGCGGATCACGCCTGATGGGTGGCAGGAGGACTCGGATCAATCAGTCGACCCCGACAATACGCCGCTGACCCGCGTCGAAGGGGCCAACGGTACGCCGTGGGTCGCCATCCTCAACTGCTTCGGACGCGCGGTGCACATCGGCGTCTGGTCGATGATGGTGGGACGGGCGCCGGTGTACTTCCTCGACACCGACCTCGACGACAATCACCCCGATGATCGGCCGCTCACGTCGCGCCTCTACTCGGGCGGCGCCGAGATGCGCCTGCGGCAGGAGTGGATCCTTGGCACCGGCGGCGTTCGCGTCCTCCGCGCCCTTGGCGTCCAGCCGGCTGCGTGGCATGCCAACGAGGGCCACGCAGCGTTCATGATGCTCGAGCGGCTGCGGGAATTGACCGGCTCGGGGACGCCGCTCGCCGAGGCGACTGCCATGGTACGGCGCACCTCGATCTTCACCACCCACACGCCGGTCCCCGCCGGGCACGACACCTTCGATGTCGGGCAGTTCGCCGAGTGCGCCGGCGCACAGTATCTCGCCGATTTCGGCGCCGATGCCGAGCGGGTGGTGCGCCTCGGTGTGCATCCGCACCACGACGAGCGCGAGTTCCACATGACGGTTCTGGCGATCAGGCTGGCCGGGCACGTGAACGGAGTGGCGCAGCGTCACGGCGTGGTGTCACGCGAGTTGTGGGGGCAACTCTGGGGCGATCGTCCCACTGACAAGGTGCCGATTGGCGCAGTAACCAACGGCGTTCACCTCGCCACGTGGATGGCCAATCCGATCATGCGGATGCTCGACTACCATCTCGGCGACGACTGGGGGCTTCGTCTCGACGAGGCTGCGATCTGGGATGCCGTGCTCGGGCTCGACGCGCGCGAAGTCTGGTTCACGCATGAAGAGTTGAAGCACACGCTACTCCGGTATCTGCGCGAGGAGGCGCGGCGC
This sequence is a window from Gemmatimonadales bacterium. Protein-coding genes within it:
- the glgP gene encoding alpha-glucan family phosphorylase, with the translated sequence MTGSHSKIPALPSRLEGLAALAVNIAWSWHRQARALFRRVDEALWRDSHHNPIVLLRGVAPERLEALARDADFCSHYDEVMEWFAGEQSRASGWFRDHYASIDGEHPVAYFCAEFGLHASVPIYSGGLGILAGDHCKAASDLAVPFVGIGLFYKKGYFDQRITPDGWQEDSDQSVDPDNTPLTRVEGANGTPWVAILNCFGRAVHIGVWSMMVGRAPVYFLDTDLDDNHPDDRPLTSRLYSGGAEMRLRQEWILGTGGVRVLRALGVQPAAWHANEGHAAFMMLERLRELTGSGTPLAEATAMVRRTSIFTTHTPVPAGHDTFDVGQFAECAGAQYLADFGADAERVVRLGVHPHHDEREFHMTVLAIRLAGHVNGVAQRHGVVSRELWGQLWGDRPTDKVPIGAVTNGVHLATWMANPIMRMLDYHLGDDWGLRLDEAAIWDAVLGLDAREVWFTHEELKHTLLRYLREEARRRWRDEWREAGQVVAAGTLLDPTVFTIGFARRFATYKRANLLFRDVERLRALITNPRRPVQIVIAGKAHPQDTPGKEVLQSLYHFARHAEFEGRIAFLEDYDMHLAHLLVQGVDLWLNVPRVPLEASGTSGMKAALNGVPQLSTIDGWWEEGFNGKNGWAIAKAEPGQDADAADAANLYQLLENDIVPLWYDQDDNGIPRRWVQRMKEAIRVAGHQFTARRMLQDYVERYYAPILRGDPFVDDPPLG
- a CDS encoding prolyl oligopeptidase family serine peptidase — protein: MRSIFVRSIPCLGVAAAAIALPVVLAAQGPESARTTASRPAAAPTTSDAILAKEGYVAPPDPIARLVNAPRQSNYTYTAVTPGTRRYLVHLLSDGLPTLDELGRPHYNLGGFQVDYVANRARALNTSSDVGLQLYDWASGKTTSIEIPSGARISRTLAWSPEGNTVAFLAELPTSNQIFLADPATGKSRQLTTTGLLATEVTNFEWTADGKSIVAVLVPDARGAEPKDAPIATEPLVRLNEGRKLHTEVFPSLLDSPRDKALLEYYTTGQLAVIDVKTRAIHRIGGAGMIRTLDASPDATYFRVSYLDKPFSYLLPVSSFGTTDLIIDGAGKVLTRITNRPLRENPDTTTTARQGGAPGGGRGGITAVDTGKRDLTWHPVDDALVYFQVAPGAAGARNDSASAARRDDRIIEWMPPFDSSAASEKELYRTSGRVTGVQFSDNGRIMFVSQTGGNASEVAVYFDEANKAYPVVAAANGRGGARGGRGGAAGGGGRGGRGGAVAALVSKTGTHGSAVAMLSSDGQHVFMQGGGNAPAAPDAADSTEGRPTPKAWVDRIAIKTGERERIYESTSDLAETIAAPLDDDFNKAVITRESATVVPQSFILDLKTKDAKQITSNRDLMPEITSAIRKTVIGRRADGHSFKIMVTLPADWRPGVKLPALFWFYPREYDSQQAYDRPAAGGGGAAANRFPNYGPRSMAFIVTDGYALIEPDTPIFAQNGQLPNDHYVDDLRDDLAATIDALDTLGMIDRNRLAIGGHSYGAFSTANAMVHTPYFKAGIAGDGDYNRTLTPTGFQNERRDLWQGRETYLDMSPFLYADHLSGALLMYHSEEDQNVGTAPINSIRMFQALQSLGKTAALYMYPYEDHGPITRETDLDQWARWIAWLDKYVKNAGRTGDPMATPASTKQ